A region from the Hyalangium gracile genome encodes:
- a CDS encoding DUF389 domain-containing protein, with the protein MSTSLPVPSDEARASSLTRLQDRLGALLECGPTAREPLVASMMRRDARESTSYWFQLIVAVGIATLGLVLGSTAVVIGAMLVAPLMGPIVHLGMGLATGSPYLVLRSGFRVAMSVAFATCSSAVLTLLLPFHELNAEILARTSPTALDLLTAGFCALAGVYSALRPASETATTAAGTSIGISLVPPLCASGYGLGTSAWPVAGGAAMLFLTNMVAIVLVATVAFIAVGFNRVDVAQLERAEFLRSEGSQGRITWAISRRLEQLFEARWGHWLRVLMPFMLLAIVYVPLRQALDEVAWQIRVRNAVQGTVEGLPQRVVESRVRVGRREVDVLVILLGKNADAEAARARLDGQIRQISGVTPRVDVLAVADASALAGIESLLYKPPPLPPPAPPSPAKTLDSSRAFVRKALERAWPARSAGAPLAIDIGSSGDTLGLRVIHLGQGLDAPGREALERSLTEELGQPVSLSSVALPTAELTREEGDVRFIAELAPALRASAELARVSVCAEQPPAATGRRRAEEETFASAIHGLLAEHPRVTLRPGTEWRVRFSLAPCPPADESAPVKAATPAPP; encoded by the coding sequence ATGTCTACCTCCCTCCCGGTTCCCAGCGACGAAGCGCGCGCCAGCTCCCTCACCCGGCTCCAGGATCGGCTCGGGGCACTGCTGGAGTGCGGCCCCACGGCCCGGGAGCCCCTGGTCGCGTCGATGATGCGCCGGGATGCGCGCGAGTCGACCTCCTACTGGTTCCAGCTCATCGTGGCGGTGGGGATCGCGACGCTGGGGCTGGTGCTCGGCAGCACCGCGGTGGTCATCGGGGCCATGCTCGTCGCCCCGCTCATGGGGCCCATCGTGCACCTGGGGATGGGGCTGGCGACGGGCTCACCGTACCTGGTGCTCCGCTCGGGGTTCCGCGTGGCCATGAGCGTCGCCTTCGCCACCTGCAGCTCGGCGGTGCTCACGCTGCTGCTGCCCTTCCATGAGCTGAACGCGGAGATCCTCGCGCGCACCTCGCCCACCGCGTTGGATTTGCTGACCGCGGGGTTCTGCGCGCTGGCGGGCGTCTACTCCGCGCTCCGCCCCGCCTCGGAAACGGCGACCACGGCCGCGGGCACCTCGATTGGCATCTCGCTCGTGCCGCCGCTGTGCGCCAGCGGCTACGGCCTGGGCACGAGCGCCTGGCCGGTGGCGGGGGGCGCGGCGATGCTCTTCCTCACCAACATGGTCGCCATCGTCCTGGTCGCCACGGTGGCGTTCATCGCGGTGGGCTTCAACCGCGTGGACGTCGCCCAGCTCGAGCGGGCGGAGTTCCTCCGGAGCGAGGGGAGCCAGGGCCGCATCACCTGGGCCATCTCCCGGCGCCTCGAGCAGCTCTTCGAGGCCCGCTGGGGACACTGGCTGCGGGTGCTCATGCCCTTCATGCTGCTGGCCATCGTCTACGTGCCCCTGCGCCAGGCCCTGGATGAGGTGGCGTGGCAGATCCGCGTCCGCAACGCCGTGCAGGGGACGGTGGAGGGCCTGCCGCAGCGCGTGGTGGAGAGCCGTGTCCGCGTCGGACGGCGCGAGGTGGACGTGCTCGTCATCCTCCTGGGGAAGAACGCGGATGCCGAGGCCGCGCGCGCTCGCCTCGATGGGCAGATCCGACAGATCTCCGGGGTGACGCCGCGGGTAGACGTCCTGGCCGTGGCGGATGCCTCCGCCCTGGCCGGCATCGAGTCCCTGCTCTACAAGCCCCCGCCGCTGCCGCCTCCCGCCCCGCCCTCTCCGGCGAAGACGCTCGACAGCTCACGCGCCTTCGTGCGGAAGGCCCTCGAGCGCGCCTGGCCCGCGCGCTCCGCCGGAGCCCCGCTCGCCATCGACATCGGCTCGAGCGGGGACACGCTGGGGCTGCGGGTGATCCACCTGGGCCAGGGGCTGGATGCCCCCGGGCGCGAGGCGCTCGAGCGCTCCCTCACTGAGGAGCTGGGACAGCCCGTCTCGCTCTCGAGCGTCGCGCTCCCCACGGCCGAGCTCACCCGCGAGGAGGGGGACGTGCGCTTCATCGCCGAGCTCGCGCCAGCGCTGCGAGCCTCCGCGGAGCTCGCGCGGGTGTCGGTCTGCGCGGAGCAGCCTCCCGCCGCGACGGGCCGGCGCCGCGCGGAGGAAGAGACGTTCGCGAGCGCCATTCATGGGCTCCTGGCCGAGCACCCGCGAGTCACCCTGCGCCCAGGCACGGAGTGGCGGGTGCGCTTCTCGCTGGCGCCGTGTCCTCCCGCCGACGAGAGTGCCCCCGTGAAGGCGGCCACGCCCGCCCCTCCCTGA
- a CDS encoding DUF2254 domain-containing protein, translating to MKPWLSRLVGRFESNYWLIPALCVAAAIGLSFGSQALDARLSHDEPAWYLFRGGPEGARSVLSAVVSSMLTLAGLVFSVTILVLQLASNQFSPRVLRTFLKDHPSQLALGIFVGTFVYALLGLRIVRGTSEGIERHVPSLSVWLAVVLSVLSVGAFIYYIHHVAQSIRAVVILTRIGEETRGTLEQMYPESLGEDAEEAGEERPTGMPSLLIPSPRSPGVLVAVDPERLMSCAREARVTLALVPMMGDFVPHGGTLFEVWGDAARLDVSRLLGALSFGAERTLQQDTAFGFRQLVDIAERALSPGINDPTTAVQAIDQLHDLLRRMVRRRFPSAARRDETGALRVICPRPDWDSYVRLALDEVRRYGEGSIQITRRLRFLLEDLLRVAPALRRGELERQLELLEASVERSFATSREAALAMRASPQGHGPA from the coding sequence ATGAAGCCATGGCTCAGCCGCCTCGTCGGGCGCTTCGAATCCAACTACTGGCTCATCCCCGCGCTGTGCGTCGCGGCGGCGATCGGGCTCTCCTTTGGCTCGCAGGCGCTGGACGCGCGCCTGTCACACGATGAGCCCGCCTGGTACCTCTTCCGAGGCGGGCCCGAGGGCGCGCGCTCGGTGCTCTCCGCGGTGGTGTCCTCGATGCTGACGCTGGCGGGCCTGGTGTTCTCCGTCACCATCCTCGTGCTCCAGCTGGCCAGCAATCAGTTCTCGCCGCGCGTGCTGCGCACCTTCCTCAAGGATCATCCGAGCCAGCTCGCCCTGGGCATCTTCGTGGGGACGTTCGTCTACGCGCTGCTGGGGCTGCGCATCGTCCGAGGCACCTCGGAGGGCATCGAGCGCCATGTGCCCTCGCTGTCGGTGTGGCTCGCCGTCGTCCTCTCCGTGCTCAGCGTGGGCGCCTTCATCTACTACATCCACCACGTCGCCCAATCCATCCGCGCCGTGGTCATCCTCACCCGCATCGGCGAGGAGACGCGCGGCACGCTCGAGCAGATGTATCCGGAGAGCCTCGGCGAGGACGCGGAGGAGGCTGGCGAGGAGCGGCCCACGGGGATGCCCTCCCTGCTCATCCCCTCGCCCCGCTCCCCCGGAGTGCTCGTCGCCGTGGACCCGGAGCGGCTGATGTCCTGTGCCCGGGAGGCCCGCGTCACCCTGGCGCTGGTGCCCATGATGGGAGACTTCGTCCCTCATGGAGGCACGCTCTTCGAGGTGTGGGGTGACGCCGCGCGCCTCGACGTGAGCAGGCTGCTCGGAGCGCTCTCCTTCGGTGCGGAGCGCACGCTCCAGCAGGACACCGCCTTTGGCTTCCGTCAGCTCGTGGACATCGCCGAGCGGGCCCTCTCGCCCGGCATCAATGATCCCACCACGGCGGTGCAGGCCATCGATCAGCTCCACGATCTGCTGCGGCGCATGGTGCGCCGGCGCTTCCCCTCGGCTGCTCGCAGGGATGAGACGGGCGCGCTCCGAGTGATCTGCCCACGCCCCGACTGGGACTCCTACGTACGGCTCGCCCTGGATGAGGTGCGCCGGTACGGCGAGGGCTCCATCCAGATCACCCGCCGCCTGCGCTTCCTGCTGGAGGATCTCCTGCGAGTGGCTCCCGCCTTGCGGCGCGGCGAGCTGGAGCGGCAGCTGGAGCTGCTGGAGGCCAGCGTCGAGCGCTCCTTCGCCACCTCGCGAGAAGCCGCGCTGGCCATGCGTGCCAGCCCCCAGGGGCATGGCCCCGCTTGA
- a CDS encoding four-helix bundle copper-binding protein: MAQMETQKSSLQPFLPTGNAQLTDELKACISNCMSCSAVCLQTVTYCLQQGGKHAAADHIRLLEDCVQICKTSADFMLRGSPLHARTCGVCAEVCDKCAASCEQMGDDAAMKACAEACRRCAESCRRMSASA; encoded by the coding sequence ATGGCACAGATGGAGACGCAGAAGTCCTCGCTGCAACCCTTCCTTCCCACCGGAAACGCCCAGCTCACCGATGAGCTGAAGGCGTGCATCAGCAACTGCATGTCCTGCTCCGCGGTGTGCCTGCAGACGGTGACGTACTGTCTCCAGCAGGGCGGGAAGCACGCGGCGGCCGATCACATCCGGCTGCTGGAGGACTGCGTGCAGATCTGCAAGACGAGCGCGGACTTCATGCTGCGCGGCTCGCCGCTGCACGCGCGCACCTGCGGGGTCTGCGCCGAGGTCTGCGACAAGTGCGCCGCCAGCTGCGAGCAGATGGGGGATGACGCGGCGATGAAGGCGTGCGCCGAGGCGTGCCGCCGGTGCGCGGAGTCCTGCCGCAGGATGAGTGCGTCGGCGTAG
- a CDS encoding DUF3943 domain-containing protein: MNSHCLSIVAPCMALLLAGPETASAEERPLPADAPRVLDEKPDAVREPLLPAEPPVRREPWIALGELTAFNVGVWAVDRYLLDREWARISPDSMKSNLVSGFIWDTDEFGTNQFAHPYHGGLYYNAARDNGFGYVGASLFTLLGSLQWELLAETQRPSFNDLINTSLGGIAVGEVLYQLSGLALDERATGLERFRRELSAATLSPARGLNRLVRGAAWRTRSNPPATSSPRPIVLGQFGYLKLADTQALTEGTNQLFAQLHLRSGDAVHGELRRPFDAFSVVAQFVTGERRLVSHARIQGLLASTSLLRTEDARLVLGAMQHFDYTHVHAYEVGGQSLGGSLLYARVLSPATTLRAGLHMKGLVLGGISSEYAQEQGRTYDYGPGVDLQFEAQYLHEDWEIATASLGTAWIHTLNGSSGNHLFHAGSVQVDLPVYRSLGMGMGVVLFRRDSLFHDYPDTTQHISQIRVFLSVH; encoded by the coding sequence ATGAACTCTCACTGCCTCTCGATCGTCGCGCCCTGCATGGCGCTCCTGCTGGCGGGCCCGGAGACGGCCTCGGCCGAGGAGCGCCCGCTGCCAGCCGACGCGCCGCGCGTCCTGGACGAGAAGCCCGATGCCGTGCGAGAGCCCCTCCTGCCCGCCGAGCCCCCCGTCCGCCGGGAGCCCTGGATCGCGCTCGGCGAGCTCACCGCCTTCAACGTGGGGGTGTGGGCGGTGGACCGCTACCTGCTCGACCGGGAGTGGGCCCGCATCAGCCCGGACTCCATGAAGAGCAACCTGGTCTCGGGCTTCATCTGGGACACCGACGAGTTCGGCACCAATCAGTTCGCCCACCCCTACCACGGCGGCCTCTATTACAACGCCGCCCGGGACAATGGCTTCGGGTATGTCGGCGCCAGCCTCTTCACCCTCCTGGGCAGCCTCCAGTGGGAGCTGCTGGCCGAGACGCAGCGGCCCTCCTTCAATGATCTCATCAACACGAGCCTGGGAGGCATCGCGGTGGGAGAGGTGCTGTACCAGCTCTCGGGGCTCGCGCTGGACGAGCGCGCCACCGGCCTCGAGCGGTTCAGGCGGGAGCTCTCCGCGGCGACGCTGAGCCCCGCGCGAGGCCTCAACCGGCTCGTGCGCGGAGCGGCGTGGCGGACCCGCTCCAACCCACCGGCCACCTCCTCGCCTCGCCCCATCGTCCTGGGACAGTTCGGCTACCTGAAGCTGGCGGACACGCAGGCCCTGACGGAGGGCACCAACCAGCTCTTCGCTCAGCTCCACCTGCGCTCCGGGGATGCGGTGCACGGAGAGCTCCGCCGCCCGTTCGACGCCTTCTCGGTGGTCGCGCAGTTCGTCACCGGAGAGCGCCGCCTCGTCAGCCATGCCCGCATCCAGGGGCTGCTGGCCTCCACCTCGCTGCTGCGCACCGAGGACGCGCGGCTCGTGCTGGGGGCGATGCAGCACTTCGACTACACGCACGTCCATGCCTACGAGGTCGGCGGCCAGTCGCTCGGCGGCAGCCTCCTCTACGCGCGCGTCCTCTCCCCGGCGACGACGCTGCGCGCGGGCCTCCACATGAAGGGGCTGGTGCTCGGCGGCATCTCCAGCGAGTACGCCCAGGAGCAGGGCCGCACCTACGACTACGGCCCGGGCGTGGACCTCCAGTTCGAGGCCCAGTACCTCCACGAAGACTGGGAGATCGCCACGGCCTCGCTGGGGACGGCGTGGATCCACACACTCAACGGCTCGAGCGGCAACCACCTGTTCCACGCGGGCTCGGTCCAGGTGGATCTCCCCGTCTACCGCTCGCTGGGGATGGGCATGGGCGTCGTCCTCTTCCGGCGGGACAGCCTCTTCCACGACTACCCGGACACCACCCAGCACATCTCGCAGATCCGGGTGTTCCTCTCGGTGCACTGA
- a CDS encoding AI-2E family transporter produces the protein MNWAQPTLAGMARFCGQCLLIAAFLYVVGYVVRSLPLVFLSLFVALLLTSLLQPVADWLGRHRIPSTLAALAAMLLGLAFVGGLLAFIIPRTVAELSAHADMLAQRAQHLALSLTRILPGQEASLDELARRATQWGRQNAQVLATGAASGLTALTTVVTGGLLVLVLTFFFVRDGHGMARAILRLLSPRRRALAGAAAGQAWRTLSGWVRGTALVALMDGAGVGIGLLILGVPLVLPLALLTFLGAFVPVIGAVLAGAVAVLVAWATVGTQAALITLGIVLAVQQLEGNVLQPMIMGRVLPLHPAVVLLAVTVGALVASIAGAFVAVPLLAAVTAGTQAFLAEGRKLRTRDTEPSETPEEPADGQEGHPPAHH, from the coding sequence GTGAACTGGGCCCAACCCACGTTGGCAGGAATGGCGCGCTTCTGTGGGCAGTGTCTGCTCATCGCGGCCTTCCTTTATGTCGTGGGTTACGTCGTCCGGAGCCTGCCGCTCGTCTTCCTGTCGCTGTTCGTCGCGCTGCTGCTGACCAGCCTGCTCCAGCCCGTGGCGGACTGGCTCGGGCGGCACCGCATTCCGTCCACGCTGGCGGCGCTGGCCGCCATGCTGCTCGGGCTCGCGTTCGTCGGTGGGCTGCTCGCCTTCATCATCCCGAGGACGGTCGCCGAGCTCTCGGCGCACGCGGACATGCTGGCGCAGCGGGCGCAGCACCTGGCGCTGTCCCTCACTCGCATCCTGCCAGGCCAGGAGGCCTCGCTGGACGAGCTGGCGCGGCGGGCCACGCAGTGGGGGCGGCAGAACGCACAGGTCCTGGCCACGGGCGCGGCCAGCGGGCTGACGGCACTCACGACGGTGGTGACCGGGGGCCTGCTGGTGCTCGTCCTCACCTTCTTCTTCGTGCGTGATGGGCACGGGATGGCGCGCGCGATCCTCCGCCTGCTGTCGCCGCGGCGACGTGCGCTGGCCGGCGCCGCCGCGGGTCAGGCCTGGCGGACACTGAGTGGGTGGGTGCGTGGCACGGCGCTGGTGGCGCTCATGGACGGGGCCGGTGTCGGCATCGGACTTCTCATCCTCGGTGTCCCGCTGGTCCTGCCGCTGGCGCTGCTCACCTTCCTGGGCGCCTTCGTGCCCGTCATCGGGGCGGTGCTGGCCGGCGCGGTGGCGGTGTTGGTGGCGTGGGCCACCGTCGGCACCCAGGCCGCGCTCATCACCCTGGGCATCGTGCTCGCGGTGCAACAGCTCGAGGGCAACGTCCTGCAGCCCATGATCATGGGCCGCGTCCTGCCCCTCCACCCGGCGGTGGTGCTCCTGGCGGTGACGGTGGGGGCCCTGGTGGCGAGCATCGCCGGAGCGTTCGTCGCCGTGCCCCTGCTGGCCGCGGTGACGGCAGGGACGCAGGCCTTCCTGGCCGAGGGGCGGAAGCTGCGGACGCGCGACACGGAGCCCTCGGAAACACCGGAAGAGCCGGCTGACGGCCAGGAGGGCCACCCGCCCGCGCACCACTGA
- a CDS encoding alpha/beta hydrolase yields the protein MAKNSTNVRTQLTRLALRATARVLGTVAPRQAGRWAEGLFRTPRRTSPSRTARAVLEQGQQRFVDLCGEQVAVWSWGEGPRVLLVHGWSGYGGQLTAFVAPLVEAGFSVVTFDAPAHGVSSGRYSSLPEMARVIRAVAQATGGPHAIVAHSLGAAASALAMREGMAVERAVFLAPPTDPRKAVAFFSRELALPARAVEAMVERLEERVGPLEDYVVPDFAPSLRVPVRIFHDARDEEVRVEAGEAIARAWPGATLVRTQGLGHYRILYTPAVLSEAVGFIAESRPRNAWPRVAGPTLELVRSQPRV from the coding sequence ATGGCGAAAAATAGCACGAACGTTCGGACACAATTGACGCGGCTGGCGCTGCGCGCCACGGCCCGGGTGCTGGGCACGGTGGCGCCACGCCAGGCAGGTCGCTGGGCGGAGGGACTGTTCCGCACGCCCCGGCGCACCTCGCCCTCGCGCACGGCGCGCGCGGTGCTCGAGCAGGGGCAGCAGCGCTTCGTCGACTTGTGCGGCGAGCAGGTGGCCGTGTGGAGCTGGGGCGAGGGCCCGCGCGTGCTGCTGGTGCACGGCTGGAGCGGGTATGGCGGACAGCTCACGGCGTTCGTCGCGCCGCTGGTGGAGGCGGGCTTCTCGGTGGTGACGTTCGATGCGCCGGCGCATGGTGTCTCGTCCGGGCGCTACTCGTCGCTGCCGGAGATGGCGCGCGTCATCCGGGCCGTGGCGCAGGCCACCGGCGGGCCGCACGCCATCGTGGCGCACTCGCTCGGGGCGGCGGCCAGCGCCCTGGCGATGCGGGAGGGGATGGCCGTGGAGCGGGCCGTCTTCCTGGCGCCCCCCACGGATCCGCGCAAGGCGGTGGCCTTCTTCTCGCGGGAGCTGGCGCTGCCCGCGCGCGCGGTGGAGGCGATGGTGGAGCGGCTCGAGGAGCGCGTGGGGCCGCTGGAGGACTACGTGGTGCCGGACTTCGCGCCCTCGCTGAGGGTGCCGGTGCGCATCTTCCATGACGCGCGGGACGAGGAGGTGCGGGTGGAGGCGGGCGAGGCCATCGCCCGTGCCTGGCCGGGAGCGACGCTGGTGCGCACCCAGGGGCTGGGGCACTACCGCATCCTCTATACGCCGGCCGTCCTCTCCGAGGCGGTGGGCTTCATCGCGGAGAGCCGCCCGCGCAACGCCTGGCCCCGGGTGGCGGGGCCGACGCTGGAACTCGTCCGCTCGCAGCCTCGCGTGTGA
- a CDS encoding TetR/AcrR family transcriptional regulator, with product MRKGELTRQAILERAVRLASRVGLQGLTIGGLAEELQLSKSGLFAHFRSKSSLEVEVLEAATALFTQVVIRPALARPRGEPRVRAIFERWMDWARSASLEGGCIFVAAAAELDDAPGPARDKLVQSEKDWLDCVAQTARTAINEGHFRPDVDPEQFATELHGIMLAYHHAARLMRDPKAEERARRAFESLLSAYRAPSA from the coding sequence ATGCGAAAGGGCGAGCTCACACGGCAGGCGATTCTGGAGCGCGCGGTGCGCCTGGCCAGCCGCGTGGGCCTGCAGGGGCTGACCATCGGTGGGCTGGCGGAGGAGCTGCAGCTCTCCAAGAGTGGCCTCTTCGCGCACTTCCGCTCCAAGTCCTCGCTGGAGGTGGAGGTGCTGGAGGCGGCCACCGCGCTCTTCACGCAGGTGGTCATCCGCCCGGCGCTGGCCCGGCCTCGGGGTGAGCCGCGCGTGCGCGCCATCTTCGAGCGGTGGATGGACTGGGCTCGCAGCGCCTCGCTGGAGGGCGGCTGCATCTTCGTGGCCGCCGCGGCGGAGCTGGACGATGCGCCGGGCCCCGCTCGCGACAAGCTGGTGCAGAGCGAGAAGGACTGGCTGGACTGCGTGGCCCAGACGGCGCGCACCGCCATCAACGAGGGCCACTTCCGCCCGGACGTGGACCCCGAGCAGTTCGCCACCGAGCTGCACGGCATCATGCTCGCCTACCACCACGCGGCCCGGCTGATGAGAGACCCGAAGGCCGAGGAGCGCGCCCGCCGCGCCTTCGAGTCCCTGCTGAGCGCGTACCGCGCCCCCTCTGCCTGA
- a CDS encoding response regulator, which produces MATDPKKPEAGAAPLASAPAGKSSLEASLGLQILYVEDDPDIQEALQEVLEAAGYRVTVASTATEGLAFLRSQKFHLVISDYNLPDLNGGRMLSQAAEAGILKCESLILTGASRLDDVTAYRVIRKPVDVDKLLAKLSEILAPVRDEELAKAKAHLEVTLDRHSQVDNPKRIAFTLYISEASTASLRALRNLQKLLDGYDASQIDLRVVDLSKERPASFDEDRITFTPTLVKRSPEPRVYLLGTLEHIQSVADLLSDAKVEHKK; this is translated from the coding sequence GTGGCCACTGATCCGAAAAAGCCCGAGGCCGGAGCGGCCCCTCTCGCTTCCGCCCCCGCTGGCAAGAGCAGCCTCGAAGCCTCGCTCGGGCTGCAGATCCTCTATGTGGAGGATGATCCCGACATCCAGGAGGCGCTCCAGGAGGTGCTGGAGGCGGCCGGCTACCGGGTGACGGTGGCCTCGACGGCGACGGAGGGCCTGGCCTTCCTGCGCTCGCAGAAGTTCCACCTGGTGATCAGCGACTACAACCTGCCGGACCTCAACGGCGGGCGCATGCTCTCGCAGGCGGCCGAGGCGGGCATCCTCAAGTGCGAGTCGCTCATCCTCACCGGCGCCTCGCGGCTGGATGACGTCACCGCCTACCGGGTCATCCGCAAGCCGGTGGACGTGGACAAGCTGCTGGCGAAGCTGAGCGAGATCCTCGCCCCCGTGCGCGACGAGGAGCTCGCCAAGGCCAAGGCGCACCTCGAAGTCACCCTCGACCGACACAGCCAGGTGGACAACCCGAAGCGCATCGCCTTCACGCTCTACATCAGCGAGGCGTCCACCGCCTCGCTCCGAGCCCTCCGCAACCTCCAGAAGCTGCTGGACGGGTATGACGCCTCGCAGATCGACCTGCGCGTCGTGGACCTGTCCAAGGAGCGGCCGGCCTCGTTCGACGAAGACCGCATCACCTTCACGCCCACGCTCGTGAAGCGCAGCCCCGAGCCGCGCGTGTACCTGCTGGGAACCCTGGAGCACATCCAGTCCGTGGCTGACCTGCTCAGCGACGCGAAAGTCGAGCACAAGAAATGA
- the kaiC gene encoding circadian clock protein KaiC produces the protein MSPVVKVPTGVPGLDRITHGGLPKGRTTLITGKSGAAKSILALQLACHFARSGLKTVVFAIEEVPEDLIDSGDNLGFGTSALVANGSLRFADLTRLPDAATIVTGDYDMGGMIHRVEMAARDFGAQALVLDSATALFSPRPSEERLRSHFFHLIDAFRRHGLTAVMTAEAPDDYGPRTTLGVEDFVCDAVLVLRNLIDNERRRRTIEVHKYRRSAHQKGEYPCTIANKGLMVFPFGTQSSFETSEPSRFSSGFEGLDSMMNGGWLRDSITMARGPAGSGKTTMAGMYARAGALRGERVAYYGFEETRPMLLRNFASMGLPMDELVKQGRLLLDCRYPEATSPEDLLVELRRSLEDFRPSLIVLDSISSVAHSTSPRGFRQFMVGFASLVREHSRSALLTQTTNDVKEDERTAPFLSTIADAIIALDYQRHGKSLVRTINVTKMRGSAHSDDAFRLRIQPGGLRIEELQEPQA, from the coding sequence ATGAGTCCAGTGGTGAAGGTGCCCACCGGGGTGCCTGGGTTGGATCGAATCACTCACGGAGGGCTGCCCAAGGGACGCACCACCCTCATCACCGGCAAGAGCGGCGCGGCCAAGAGCATCCTCGCGTTGCAGCTGGCGTGTCACTTCGCCCGCTCGGGCCTCAAGACGGTGGTGTTCGCCATCGAGGAGGTGCCCGAGGACCTGATCGACTCGGGAGACAACCTGGGCTTCGGCACGTCGGCGCTGGTGGCCAACGGCTCGCTGAGGTTCGCGGACCTCACGCGCCTGCCGGACGCGGCGACCATCGTCACGGGTGACTACGACATGGGGGGCATGATCCACCGGGTGGAGATGGCGGCCAGGGACTTCGGCGCGCAGGCGCTGGTGCTCGACTCGGCCACCGCGCTGTTCAGCCCTCGCCCGAGCGAGGAGCGGCTGCGCAGCCACTTCTTCCACCTCATCGATGCGTTCCGCAGGCACGGGCTGACGGCGGTGATGACGGCCGAGGCGCCGGATGACTACGGCCCCCGGACGACGCTGGGCGTGGAGGACTTCGTCTGCGACGCGGTGCTCGTGCTGCGCAACCTCATCGACAACGAGCGGCGGCGCCGGACGATCGAGGTCCACAAGTACCGGCGCAGCGCGCACCAGAAGGGCGAGTACCCCTGCACCATCGCCAACAAGGGGCTGATGGTGTTCCCCTTCGGCACGCAGTCCTCCTTCGAGACCTCGGAGCCGAGCCGGTTCTCCAGCGGCTTCGAGGGGCTGGACTCGATGATGAACGGGGGCTGGCTGCGCGACTCGATCACCATGGCCAGGGGCCCGGCCGGCAGCGGCAAGACGACCATGGCGGGCATGTACGCGCGCGCCGGAGCGCTGCGCGGCGAGCGGGTGGCCTACTACGGCTTCGAGGAGACGCGGCCCATGCTGCTGCGCAACTTCGCGAGCATGGGCCTGCCGATGGACGAGCTGGTGAAGCAGGGCAGGCTCCTGCTGGACTGCCGGTACCCGGAGGCGACCAGCCCGGAGGATCTGCTGGTGGAGCTGCGCCGGAGCCTGGAGGACTTCAGGCCCTCGCTCATCGTCCTGGACAGCATCTCCTCGGTGGCGCACTCCACCTCGCCCCGCGGCTTCCGCCAGTTCATGGTGGGGTTCGCCTCGCTGGTGCGCGAGCACAGCCGCAGCGCGCTGCTGACGCAGACCACCAACGACGTGAAGGAGGACGAGCGCACCGCGCCGTTCCTCTCGACGATCGCGGACGCCATCATCGCCCTGGACTACCAGCGGCACGGCAAGAGCCTGGTGCGGACCATCAACGTGACGAAGATGCGCGGCTCGGCGCACTCGGACGACGCCTTCCGCCTGCGCATCCAACCCGGAGGGCTGCGCATCGAGGAGCTGCAGGAGCCCCAGGCCTGA
- a CDS encoding group II truncated hemoglobin, whose amino-acid sequence MSTQLKPPASDDWLPSLEDTPFQRIGGEEAVRALVESFYDIMDATEPALARLHVLEDGKVSRGTRERFGLFLVGWLGGPQHYIERHGHPRLRMRHGHVPVDIAMRDAWMRCMRKAMDARGVTGGLRRFLEERFAQTADFMRNTEG is encoded by the coding sequence ATGTCCACACAGCTCAAGCCCCCCGCCTCGGACGACTGGCTCCCCTCGCTGGAGGACACGCCCTTCCAGCGCATCGGAGGCGAGGAGGCGGTGCGCGCGCTCGTGGAGTCCTTCTACGACATCATGGACGCGACCGAGCCGGCGCTCGCCCGGCTGCACGTGCTGGAGGACGGCAAGGTGAGCCGAGGCACGCGCGAGCGCTTCGGCCTGTTCCTTGTCGGCTGGCTCGGCGGGCCCCAGCACTACATCGAGCGCCACGGCCACCCCCGCCTGCGCATGCGCCACGGCCACGTGCCCGTGGACATCGCCATGCGCGATGCGTGGATGCGCTGCATGCGGAAGGCCATGGACGCCCGGGGCGTCACCGGCGGCCTGCGGCGCTTCCTCGAGGAGCGCTTCGCCCAGACCGCCGACTTCATGCGCAACACCGAGGGCTGA